The DNA window GGTCCGAGCTTCGCGCTCAATCAGAGCCTGGTTTCCCTCCGCATGCGTTCAGTCGCCTCAGCGATTCTTTTGTTCATCGTCAACATCATCGGTCTCGGGCTCGGCCCACAAACCGTTGGCTTGCTCAGCGACTTCTTTCAAGCCGAGCATGGGACAGAGTCACTCCGATACGCGCTTTTGTGTCTCTCCTTAGTGAACGTGTGGACCGCTGTTCATTATTGCTTGGCAGGCCGGACCCTGGGTAAAGATCTCGCTGCGGTACGAGCGTCACAGTCTTGATAGAGGTTTCCTAAATTATTAATAGCTCTACACGCCGTTCATGCTTCAACAGAAGCAGCACGAAGCCCTGTTCACCCTCAAGGTCTTACATCCCCCACACGCTGATGGCCTTGTCACGCACGGTCGCTTCTCGCTGAAACAACTTCTCTTCCCATGCCTTGCCAGGGGTGCGGTCAAAGATCACCAAATGGCCTTCGGCGGCACCACAGCGGTCGAGATACTCCCACGTCTGCTCCAACCCTTTGGCGATCGTTTGGTCGAGACTCTTGTGCACCACTTTAAGTTCGATCACTACCTTCTGCATCCCGTGAGGATACTGCCAGAGGATCAACAAATCCGTGCTCATACGCCCTAAGCCATACTCTCGCTCGATACGTCCGCCACCATTAACGATGCGTTGCAGGAACGCTTGCAATAAGAGCTGTGGCCCGGCCTCTTTATACTGAAAACGCTCGACCCAATGCTCGGAATGCTCGCGAAAGAATTCCTGAAACGCCCGTAACAGTTTCTGCATATCGAGCATGCCGTCGGGACGGACATACCAGGCGGTTTGTTCGCTCATGCCCGACTGAATTAGCCAGCCTAAATCGCGGGGGATCACTTCTTGATAGATAGCGTTGGCAATACGAATCTGCCCATTACGCTCTTGGGTGATGAGTCCGAGATCGACCACGTAATCCAGATCATCAGGTTGGAACCGCTGGGCAAGGTCCACCCCAGCCAGCAACGGCTCAATCACCCGCTGCACCCGCCCCTCTTGCAGTTTGTCGGTGAGTTGATCGAGATGCGTCTCCCGTCGCAGAATCAAGTTCTCTTTGGCTTCGTCTACTAAACTCAGAGTGATGGGCTGCTGTCGATCACGCCCCGCCTGAATCTCGAAACACACCTCATACCCTAAGGCATTGACGAGCCAGGGTTGGCCCTCGGTCAATTCCCACATCTGTACCAAGGCTTCAGAGGTGAAGACTTGGCCAGTCTCCTCGGTGTGTTGGAGATAGAGGGCCTCCATCTCGGCACGGGAGAAATTGCCCAACCGGAGCGATTTCGCCTTAATATTAAAGGCTCTCCCACCGGTGATAATAGTTTTCTCAGCCGAGGAGTAAATGCGATAGTCACGGACATCCCGCACGCCACATAAAATCACACTCTGGGGAAACCGTTGCGGCCGTTGCGCATAGCCGCTGCGTAACTGTCGCAACACCGCGATTAAGGTATCGCCCACTAAGGCATGGGCAAGAATTAAGTTACCGATTAAGAGCGAGGAAGAAGCGTATAGTTCCAATCGCCATGAAACTTACCGGGTTTGATATTGAGCGCTTGAAACTCATCGTCGGAGACCTGTAGGCCTTTG is part of the Deltaproteobacteria bacterium genome and encodes:
- a CDS encoding ATP-binding protein, coding for MELYASSSLLIGNLILAHALVGDTLIAVLRQLRSGYAQRPQRFPQSVILCGVRDVRDYRIYSSAEKTIITGGRAFNIKAKSLRLGNFSRAEMEALYLQHTEETGQVFTSEALVQMWELTEGQPWLVNALGYEVCFEIQAGRDRQQPITLSLVDEAKENLILRRETHLDQLTDKLQEGRVQRVIEPLLAGVDLAQRFQPDDLDYVVDLGLITQERNGQIRIANAIYQEVIPRDLGWLIQSGMSEQTAWYVRPDGMLDMQKLLRAFQEFFREHSEHWVERFQYKEAGPQLLLQAFLQRIVNGGGRIEREYGLGRMSTDLLILWQYPHGMQKVVIELKVVHKSLDQTIAKGLEQTWEYLDRCGAAEGHLVIFDRTPGKAWEEKLFQREATVRDKAISVWGM